From one Streptomyces sp. CA-210063 genomic stretch:
- a CDS encoding LysR family transcriptional regulator — translation MSVVPYAVEPRLLRGFLAVAEELHFTRAAARLYVAQQALSRDVRRLERELGVELFVRSTRQVVLTGDGERLVPYARRVLEAQDELVAAFRQARPLLVDLNSPGLATGMRVLRRARELAPELELMARYESGLTHAAAEILAGRLDVSFGRFAGLDPAVRARLEQQPVRYEPMTVILPEDHRLAALDAVPLAELAGEQVYAGAGNPRTPEWTELAARLFEGRGIEVAAPAPLAVGEEEFQRLMAKTGNPVLAVVDFPPMPGTVSRPLVDPVPLSPVSLVWRKGLAHPGLDALRRAAAELARAEVWLSDPEDGWIPPTDALIMMTFT, via the coding sequence ATGTCCGTCGTCCCCTATGCCGTCGAGCCTCGGCTTCTTCGTGGGTTTCTCGCTGTGGCCGAAGAGTTGCACTTCACCCGGGCCGCGGCCCGGCTCTACGTCGCTCAGCAGGCGCTCAGTCGGGATGTGCGGCGGCTGGAGCGGGAGTTGGGGGTGGAGCTGTTCGTACGGAGTACCCGGCAGGTGGTGTTGACCGGGGACGGGGAGCGGCTGGTGCCCTATGCGCGGCGGGTGTTGGAGGCGCAGGACGAGTTGGTGGCCGCGTTCCGGCAGGCGCGGCCCCTGCTGGTGGATCTCAACTCGCCGGGACTGGCCACCGGAATGCGGGTGCTGCGTCGGGCCCGTGAGCTCGCGCCGGAGCTGGAGTTGATGGCGCGGTACGAGAGCGGGCTGACCCATGCGGCGGCCGAGATCCTCGCGGGGCGGCTGGATGTGTCGTTCGGGAGGTTCGCGGGGCTCGATCCGGCGGTGCGGGCGCGGCTCGAACAGCAGCCCGTGCGGTACGAGCCGATGACGGTGATCCTGCCCGAGGACCACCGGCTGGCCGCGCTGGACGCCGTACCGCTGGCGGAACTCGCGGGCGAGCAGGTGTACGCGGGGGCCGGCAATCCCCGTACGCCGGAGTGGACGGAGCTGGCGGCGCGGCTGTTCGAGGGGCGGGGGATCGAGGTCGCCGCGCCCGCCCCGCTGGCCGTGGGGGAGGAGGAGTTCCAGCGGCTCATGGCCAAGACGGGGAACCCGGTGCTGGCGGTGGTGGACTTCCCGCCCATGCCGGGCACGGTGTCGCGGCCGCTCGTCGATCCCGTACCGCTGTCGCCCGTCTCGCTGGTGTGGCGGAAGGGGCTCGCGCATCCGGGACTCGACGCGTTGCGGCGGGCCGCCGCCGAGTTGGCGCGGGCGGAAGTATGGCTATCAGATCCGGAGGACGGGTGGATTCCGCCCACGGATGCACTCATCATGATGACCTTCACCTGA